A single Anatilimnocola floriformis DNA region contains:
- a CDS encoding flavin monoamine oxidase family protein, with product MSNSLYSRLRRKFLGPVSTEDRRRFLQATLATTAGLLLSDQFAGESRAQAQGAKRVIVIGAGFSGLACAYELATAGYKVTVIEARNRLGGRVHTFTDMAEKKWCEGGGELIGSNHPTWVRYAESFGLKFIDVTDDAALLYPVHLQGKLRSEDEVKKIYEELDASFSSLNEQADKIDADQPWTSPDAAALDKQSLADWLSGLKDVGELSRAAIGIQLASDNAVDNAHASLLAMLTTIKGGGGQAYWDDTEVYRCVGGNQQLALQLAERIGAERIRLRLPVTEVRFDANGVVVTCADGRTIEADDVVLATPPSVWERIKFSPDLPANIRTQMGVACKYLSAVKKRFWLDTKNSQYSLTDGDVSQTWEGTDSQPDDPTTALLVGFSGGSQAKHCLTREGAAADTAYKAELSKVYPAYGDNLVKTRFMTWPKEEWTKGGYSFPAPGQVTSIGPTYYKGLGRLHFAGEHTCYKFVGYMEGALNSGASLALSLAKRDGVVKE from the coding sequence ATGTCCAACTCTCTCTATTCTCGTCTTCGCCGCAAGTTTCTGGGACCGGTCTCCACTGAAGACCGCCGCCGCTTTTTGCAAGCCACATTGGCGACCACCGCTGGTTTATTACTCAGCGATCAATTCGCAGGTGAGTCGCGGGCGCAAGCTCAAGGCGCCAAACGAGTGATCGTGATCGGTGCTGGATTTTCTGGCTTGGCCTGCGCATACGAACTGGCCACGGCTGGTTACAAGGTGACGGTCATCGAAGCCCGCAATCGCCTCGGCGGCCGCGTCCACACCTTCACCGATATGGCCGAGAAGAAATGGTGCGAGGGAGGCGGCGAACTGATCGGCTCGAATCATCCAACGTGGGTGCGGTACGCCGAAAGTTTTGGCTTGAAGTTTATCGACGTCACCGATGACGCAGCGCTGCTGTACCCTGTGCACCTGCAAGGCAAGTTGCGGAGCGAAGACGAGGTCAAGAAAATCTATGAAGAGCTTGACGCTTCGTTTTCATCGCTCAACGAGCAAGCCGATAAGATCGATGCCGATCAGCCTTGGACGAGCCCCGATGCGGCGGCGCTCGACAAGCAATCGCTGGCCGATTGGCTCAGCGGGCTAAAAGACGTTGGTGAGCTGTCTCGGGCTGCAATCGGTATTCAGCTCGCATCCGACAACGCCGTAGACAATGCGCACGCCAGCCTGCTGGCCATGCTCACCACCATCAAAGGTGGCGGCGGTCAGGCCTATTGGGACGATACCGAGGTCTATCGCTGCGTCGGTGGCAATCAGCAACTGGCCCTGCAACTGGCGGAGCGGATCGGCGCTGAGCGAATCCGTCTGCGGTTGCCGGTGACTGAAGTCAGGTTCGATGCCAACGGCGTTGTAGTAACCTGTGCCGATGGACGAACAATCGAAGCCGATGACGTCGTTCTCGCGACGCCGCCGAGCGTGTGGGAGCGAATCAAGTTCTCGCCCGATCTGCCGGCGAACATCCGCACGCAGATGGGCGTGGCCTGCAAATATCTTTCCGCGGTCAAGAAGCGATTTTGGCTCGACACGAAGAATTCGCAATACAGCTTGACCGACGGCGACGTCAGCCAAACTTGGGAAGGAACGGATAGTCAGCCTGACGACCCCACGACCGCTCTGCTCGTCGGCTTCTCGGGCGGTAGCCAAGCCAAACATTGCCTGACGCGCGAAGGCGCTGCTGCCGATACCGCGTACAAAGCGGAGCTGTCGAAGGTCTATCCCGCGTACGGCGACAACCTCGTGAAAACTCGTTTCATGACTTGGCCCAAGGAAGAATGGACCAAGGGTGGATATTCATTCCCTGCGCCAGGGCAAGTCACCTCGATCGGTCCGACCTATTACAAAGGGCTCGGCCGTTTGCACTTTGCCGGCGAGCACACGTGCTACAAGTTTGTGGGCTACATGGAAGGCGCGCTCAATAGCGGCGCGTCGCTAGCGCTGAGCTTGGCGAAGCGGGATGGCGTGGTGAAGGAATAG